One window of the Periophthalmus magnuspinnatus isolate fPerMag1 chromosome 6, fPerMag1.2.pri, whole genome shotgun sequence genome contains the following:
- the LOC117372191 gene encoding F-box/LRR-repeat protein 14-like — translation MFEMETHISCLFPEILAIIFSYLDVKDKGRVAQVCAAWRDASYHKSVWRGVEAKLHLRRANPSLFPSLQTRGIKKVQILSLRRSLSYVIQGMPHIESLNLCGCFNLTDNGLGHAFVQDIPSLRVLNLSLCKQITDSSLGRIAQYLKNLEVLELGGCSNITNTGLLLIAWGLHRLKSLNLRSCRHVSDVGIGHLAGMTRSAAEGCLSLEKLTLQDCQKLTDLSLKHVSKGLNKLKVLNLSFCGGISDAGMIHLSHMTNLCCLNLRSCDNISDTGIMHLAMGTLCLCGLDVSFCDKIGDQSLAYIAQGLYQLKSLSLCSCHISDDGINRMVRQMHELKTLNIGQCVRITDKGLELIADHLTQLTGIDLYGCTKITKRGLERITQLPCLKVLNLGLWQMTESERMR, via the coding sequence atgtttgaaATGGAGACTCACATATCGTGCCTTTTCCCTGAGATCCTCGCCATTATTTTCAGTTATCTGGACGTAAAAGACAAAGGTAGAGTGGCTCAAGTGTGCGCGGCCTGGAGGGACGCCTCGTACCACAAGTCTGTGTGGAGGGGGGTGGAAGCCAAACTCCATCTGCGGCGAGCCAACCCGTCCCTGTTCCCAAGCCTGCAGACCAGAGGGATCAAGAAAGTGCAGATTCTGAGTCTCAGGAGGAGTTTGAGCTACGTGATCCAGGGCATGCCGCACATCGAAAGTCTAAACTTGTGTGGATGTTTTAACCTGACAGACAACGGACTGGGACACGCTTTTGTACAGGACATCCCGTCCCTGCGCGTGCTCAACCTGAGCCTGTGTAAGCAGATCACGGACTCCAGCCTGGGCCGCATCGCGCAGTACCTCAAAAATCTGGAGGTGCTGGAGCTAGGAGGCTGCAGTAACATCACCAACACGGGTCTGCTGCTCATTGCCTGGGGCCTGCACCGGCTCAAGAGCCTAAACCTGCGCAGCTGCAGACATGTGTCCGACGTGGGCATAGGGCACCTGGCGGGAATGACCCGCAGCGCCGCGGAGGGCTGCCTATCTCTGGAGAAGCTCACCCTGCAGGACTGCCAGAAGCTCACAGACCTGTCCCTCAAACACGTCTCCAAAGGTCTGAACAAGCTAAAGGTGCTAAACCTGAGCTTCTGTGGGGGAATATCGGACGCTGGCATGATCCACCTGTCACACATGACCAACCTGTGCTGCCTGAACCTCCGGTCATGTGATAACATCAGTGACACGGGCATCATGCACCTGGCCATGGGCACACTCTGCCTCTGTGGGCTGGACGTCTCTTTCTGTGATAAGATTGGAGATCAGAGTCTGGCTTACATTGCACAGGGCTTGTACCAGCTCAAGTCCCTCTCCCTATGCTCCTGTCATATCAGTGACGATGGCATCAACCGCATGGTGCGCCAGATGCATGAACTGAAGACTCTGAACATCGGACAGTGTGTCCGCATAACTGACAAAGGGTTGGAGCTCATAGCTGACCATCTGACCCAGCTCACAGGGATAGATCTGTATGGTTGTACAAAAATCACCAAAAGAGGTTTGGAGAGAATCACGCAGCTCCCATGCCTTAAAGTGTTAAATCTGGGACTGTGGCAGATGACTGAGAGTGAGAGGATGAGGTGA